In a single window of the Thunnus albacares chromosome 1, fThuAlb1.1, whole genome shotgun sequence genome:
- the znf414 gene encoding zinc finger protein 414, protein MSSGGTAVQAAENGNGVSGNQRIPCPLYGCKRVYTDRTSLERHVKDHEMPAQSLPGKVLLCSTVGCSGSFPNMQKLMEHMRHHHKPNIFFLCESCRTKLRSYRGLLTHLHTCSKVPRGKTKAELTSPQPAAGTNPNMTPMAMEVNPAQPDAVSTQQQLPSQTTHPDGSFPAAVPQPDSAAPPSLFKQEASSPQLTEAAQPDRPTAAPGPPDSPAQHQPQTRSPEPPPPAPASASHSPPGSAAMWKKNQGMACNRRILWEHTKGRYTCVQCGYTATNRKDMTQHINTQHNSNKPAEDTRSSVTNT, encoded by the exons ATGTCTTCAGGCGGCACAGCCGTGCAggcagcagaaaatggaaatggag TTTCAGGAAACCAGAGGATACCGTGTCCGTTATACGGATGTAAGCGGGTCTACACCGACAGGACTAGTCTGGAGAGACACGTCAAAGACCATGAGATGCCAGCTCAGTCCCTTCCTG GAAAAGTCTTGCTCTGCTCCACTGTCGGCTGCAGCGGTTCATTCCCCAACATGCAGAAACTGATGGAACATATGAGGCATCATCACAAACCTAACATATTCTTCCT GTGTGAGAGCTGTCGCACAAAGCTGCGATCCTACCGCGGCCTCCTGACTCACCTGCACACCTGTTCCAAAGTGCCACGGGGAAAAACAAAGGCTGAACTGACATCCCCTCAACCTGCTGCGGGGACAAACCCAAACATGACCCCCATGGCCATGGAGGTGAACCCTGCACAGCCGGATGCAGTGTCTACACAGCAGCAACTACCCTCTCAGACCACACACCCAGATGGTTCCTTCCCTGCTGCTGTTCCTCAGCCAGACTCTGCTGCCCCCCCCAGCTTGTTTAAACAGGAGGCCTCCTCTCCACAGCTCACAGAAGCAGCTCAGCCTGACAGACCAACAGCAGCTCCCGGGCCCCCTGATTCCCCGGCTCAGCACCAGCCACAAACCAGGTCTCCTGAGCCCCCCCCTCCTGCTCCAGCATCAGCTTCTCACTCTCCACCAGGGTCTGCAGCTATGTGGAAGAAGAATCAAG GTATGGCCTGCAACAGACGCATCCTTTGGGAGCACACTAAAGGCCGCTACACTTGTGTGCAGTGCGGCTACACAGCAACCAACCGCAAGGACATGACTCAACATATCAACACTCAACACAACAGTAACAAACCTGCAGAAGACACCAGGAGCTCTGTTACCAACACATAG
- the mtch2 gene encoding mitochondrial carrier homolog 2 — MADTCGQVLLGSGLTVLSHPLMYIKVLVQVGHEPLPPSLGRNLFGRQVYQLPGLFAYAKHIIKIDGKAGLFKGLGPRLCAGTIGTVVHSKVVQKCQEQGTPQVLGGQQKAVEGSLQHVVNETTKEMIARSCATIVTHPFHVITLRCMVQFIGREAKYGGVFDSIVTVYREEGILGFFAGLIPRLLGDVLSLWICNLLAHVINTYAIDDSMSHTGEIKNCSQAVTGFFASMLTYPFVLVSNLMAVNNCGLAGGLPPYASVYPTWVDCWRHLSREGNMSRGNSLFFRKLPAGKTYAIDQKRFF, encoded by the exons ATGGCGGACACGTGTGGCCAAGTGTTACTGGGATCAGGGCTCACCGTCCTCTCCCACCCTTTGATGTACATCAAAGTCCTGGTTCAG gTAGGACATGAGCCACTGCCTCCCTCACTGGGCAGAAACCTGTTTGGCAGACAAGTCTACCAGCTGCCGGGACTGTTTGCTTATG CAAAACACATCATCAAGATTGATGGGAAAGCGGGTCTCTTCAAAGGGCTTGGTCCAAGGCTGTGTGCCGGCACCATCGGGACTGTCGTGCACAGCAAAGTTGTGCAG AAATGTCAGGAACAAGGCACACCTCAG GTACTGGGCGGCCAGCAGAAGGCTGTGGAGGGCTCCCTACAGCACGTTGTTAACGAG ACAACCAAAGAGATGATTGCTCGTTCCTGTGCCACCATCGTCACACATCCCTTTCATG TGATTACTTTGCGATGTATGGTCCAATTTATTGGGAGAGAAGCAAAATATGG TGGGGTCTTTGACTCCATCGTCACCGTCTACAGAGAAGAAGGCATACTGGGCTTCTTTGC TGGTTTGATCCCTCGCCTGCTCGGTGACGTCCTGTCTCTGTGGATTTGTAACCTGCTGGCTCACGTCATCAATACATACGCCATCGATGACTCG ATGAGTCACACAGGAGAAATCAAGAACTGCTCTCAGGCTGTGACGGGG TTCTTCGCCAGTATGCTCACATACCCTTTTGTTTTGGTGTCAAACCTCATGGCTGTCAATAACTGCGG GCTCGCTGGAGGCCTGCCGCCCTATGCATCAGTATATCCCACCTGGGTGGACTGCTGGAGGCATCTAAGCAGAGAG GGCAACATGAGCAGAGGCAACAGTTTATTTTTCCGGAAGCTTCCAGCAGGAAAGACATACGCGATCGACCagaagagatttttttaa
- the LOC122984046 gene encoding hatching enzyme 1.2-like, with amino-acid sequence MARMSVFRFSALALLLLSACCWADNQAEDLAEENSVEFSVSELLERANSNLIRSQDEPILTGGDIAIDSEAERNADPCTSRGCMWGKFTDGKVYIPYYITNHFSSREKAIITRGLESFSSFSCIRFRPSRSTDRDWLSIESQNGCYSYVGRRGGKQVVSLARSGCLYHGTVQHELLHALGFNHEQTRTDRDNHIRVLLQNVQSGMEHNFRKIATLNQGTSYDYNSVMQYHRYAFSKNNQPTMVPIPNSNVNFGNAKEMSKNDIVRLNTLYKC; translated from the exons ATGGCTCGtatgtctgtgttcaggttcTCAGCTctggctctgctgctgctgtctgcctGCTGTTGGGCTGACAATCAG GCAGAGGACCTTGCAGAGGAGAACTCAGTAGAGTTTTCTGTCTCTGAACTTCTGGAAAGAGCCAACAGTAATCTGA TCCGTTCCCAAGATGAACCCATCCTGACTGGAGGAGACATCGCCATTGACAGCGAGGCCGAAAGGAACGCTGACCCCTGCACCAGCCGAGGCTGCATGTGGGGCAAGTTTACTGATGGGAAGGTCTACATTCCTTATTACATCACCAATCACTTCT CCTCTCGTGAGAAGGCCATCATCACCCGTGGACTGGAgtccttctcttccttctcctgTATCCGCTTCAGGCCCAGCAGAAGCACTGACCGTGACTGGCTGAGCATTGAGTCCCAGAACGG CTGCTACTCCTACGTTGGCCGTCGTGGTGGTAAGCAAGTGGTGTCTCTGGCCCGTAGTGGATGCCTTTACCATGGCACCGTCCAACACGAGCTGCTCCACGCTCTGGGATTCAACCATGAACAGACCCGCACTGACAGGGACAACCACATCAGAGTCCTGCTGCAAAACGTCCAGTCTG GAATGGAGCACAACTTCAGGAAGATTGCCACCCTCAACCAGGGCACTTCCTATGATTACAACTCTGTCATGCAGTACCACAG GTACGCCTTCTCCAAGAACAACCAGCCCACCATGGTCCCCATCCCTAACTCCAACGTGAACTTTGGTAACGCTAAGGAGATGAGCAAAAATGACATCGTCAGACTCAACACGCTCTACAAGTGCT AG
- the LOC122983925 gene encoding low choriolytic enzyme-like isoform X1 translates to MILQTAVLSVLLCSAQSFTVQASFEKSDESSGNTIEDDDFSVSTLLEKANANLGKDLDEPLVMFGDIAVPTGLGNADPCTARGCLWPKASDGNVYVPYRISNQYSRRERDVIIRGLRSFAQSTCVRFTPVNRQRDFVDIQSRSGCYSFVGRRGSGQIVSLSRQGCVYHQIVQHELLHALGFNHEQTRSDRDRHVRILLQNVIRGQEHNFRRIRTNNLGTPYDYSSVMHYGRYAFSRNREPTIVPIPNSNVAIGRAVQMSRVDILRVNRLYRCNSTRPNVEPLEGNEFL, encoded by the exons ATGATCCTCCAGACTGCTGTGCTCAGcgtcctcctctgctctgcccAGAGTTTCACCGTACAG GCTTCATTCGAAAAGAGTGATGAATCCTCTG GCAACACCATTGAGGATGATGATTTCAGTGTCTCCACACTGTTAGAGAAGGCAAATGCCAATCTGG GAAAGGACCTTGATGAACCTCTGGTGATGTTTGGAGACATAGCAGTGCCAACGGGTCTTGGAAACGCTGACCCCTGCACCGCACGAGGCTGCCTGTGGCCTAAAGCCAGTGATGGCAACGTCTACGTACCTTACCGCATTTCCAACCAGTACT cccgcagagagagagacgtcaTCATTCGAGGTCTGCGGTCGTTTGCTCAGTCCACCTGCGTCCGCTTCACCCCCGTGAATAGACAGAGGGACTTTGTGGACATCCAGTCTCGCTCAGG GTGTTACTCATTTGTCGGGCGTCGTGGTAGCGGCCAGATAGTGTCACTGAGTCGCCAGGGGTGTGTTTACCACCAGATCGTCCAACATGAGCTGCTCCACGCCTTGGGCTTCAACCATGAACAGACTCGCTCTGACAGGGACCGGCATGTTCGAATCCTCCTCCAGAACGTCATTCGTG GACAGGAGCACAACTTCAGGAGGATTCGGACAAATAACCTTGGCACTCCCTATGACTACAGCTCTGTCATGCACTATGGAAG GTATGCCTTCTCTAGGAACAGGGAGCCAACCATTGTTCCCATCCCCAACAGCAATGTAGCCATTGGCAGGGCTGTCCAGATGAGTCGTGTTGACATCCTGCGGGTGAACCGTCTTTATCGCTGCA ATTCAACCAGGCCTAACGTGGAACCTTTGGAAGGAAACGAATTCCTCTAG
- the LOC122983925 gene encoding low choriolytic enzyme-like isoform X2 gives MILQTAVLSVLLCSAQSFTVQASFEKSDESSGNTIEDDDFSVSTLLEKANANLGKDLDEPLVMFGDIAVPTGLGNADPCTARGCLWPKASDGNVYVPYRISNQYSRRERDVIIRGLRSFAQSTCVRFTPVNRQRDFVDIQSRSGCYSFVGRRGSGQIVSLSRQGCVYHQIVQHELLHALGFNHEQTRSDRDRHVRILLQNVIRGQEHNFRRIRTNNLGTPYDYSSVMHYGRYAFSRNREPTIVPIPNSNVAIGRAVQMSRVDILRVNRLYRCSRFNQA, from the exons ATGATCCTCCAGACTGCTGTGCTCAGcgtcctcctctgctctgcccAGAGTTTCACCGTACAG GCTTCATTCGAAAAGAGTGATGAATCCTCTG GCAACACCATTGAGGATGATGATTTCAGTGTCTCCACACTGTTAGAGAAGGCAAATGCCAATCTGG GAAAGGACCTTGATGAACCTCTGGTGATGTTTGGAGACATAGCAGTGCCAACGGGTCTTGGAAACGCTGACCCCTGCACCGCACGAGGCTGCCTGTGGCCTAAAGCCAGTGATGGCAACGTCTACGTACCTTACCGCATTTCCAACCAGTACT cccgcagagagagagacgtcaTCATTCGAGGTCTGCGGTCGTTTGCTCAGTCCACCTGCGTCCGCTTCACCCCCGTGAATAGACAGAGGGACTTTGTGGACATCCAGTCTCGCTCAGG GTGTTACTCATTTGTCGGGCGTCGTGGTAGCGGCCAGATAGTGTCACTGAGTCGCCAGGGGTGTGTTTACCACCAGATCGTCCAACATGAGCTGCTCCACGCCTTGGGCTTCAACCATGAACAGACTCGCTCTGACAGGGACCGGCATGTTCGAATCCTCCTCCAGAACGTCATTCGTG GACAGGAGCACAACTTCAGGAGGATTCGGACAAATAACCTTGGCACTCCCTATGACTACAGCTCTGTCATGCACTATGGAAG GTATGCCTTCTCTAGGAACAGGGAGCCAACCATTGTTCCCATCCCCAACAGCAATGTAGCCATTGGCAGGGCTGTCCAGATGAGTCGTGTTGACATCCTGCGGGTGAACCGTCTTTATCGCTGCAGTAG ATTCAACCAGGCCTAA